A single Pseudomonas sp. DC1.2 DNA region contains:
- a CDS encoding DUF2025 family protein, whose protein sequence is MRITSQLICQAADQLKGFVGFNRKTGHYIVRFSEDSFGMDVADDGIIPASEFVWAAGPEQAMTLKRELIQLLLDQNIDDRINITEPLRVYMTRREVLEISAVRSLVQLGAPSLTA, encoded by the coding sequence ATGCGCATCACTTCTCAGCTCATCTGTCAGGCCGCCGACCAACTCAAAGGTTTCGTCGGTTTCAATCGCAAGACCGGCCACTACATCGTGCGTTTCAGCGAAGACTCCTTCGGCATGGACGTTGCCGACGACGGCATCATTCCTGCCAGTGAGTTTGTATGGGCCGCAGGGCCTGAGCAGGCCATGACCCTCAAGCGTGAGTTGATTCAGTTGTTGCTGGACCAGAACATCGATGACCGGATCAACATTACCGAGCCCTTGCGGGTGTACATGACTCGACGGGAAGTGCTGGAGATATCGGCGGTTAGGAGTTTGGTCCAGCTTGGCGCTCCATCACTTACCGCTTGA
- a CDS encoding antibiotic biosynthesis monooxygenase, protein MSATPSPAAYYAVIFTSLRTEGDQGYTQVAERMVELAREQPGFLGIESARGEDGLGITVSYWASEAAILAWKHHPEHSEIRQRGRSTWYAACHTRVCKVEREYEFKR, encoded by the coding sequence ATGAGCGCCACCCCCTCGCCTGCGGCTTACTATGCGGTGATCTTTACCTCGCTGCGCACTGAGGGTGATCAGGGTTACACCCAGGTGGCCGAGCGCATGGTCGAACTGGCTCGCGAGCAACCGGGCTTCCTCGGGATTGAGTCGGCCCGGGGTGAAGATGGGTTGGGGATTACCGTGTCTTACTGGGCCAGTGAAGCAGCGATCCTTGCCTGGAAGCATCACCCCGAGCACAGCGAGATTCGTCAGCGTGGGCGCTCGACGTGGTATGCGGCGTGTCATACGCGGGTATGCAAGGTTGAGCGAGAATATGAGTTCAAGCGGTAA
- a CDS encoding diguanylate cyclase encodes MEKQHGKGLSFAKRIYLPRIIGLSIGSLSVAGALYPLNMPTWVWVLLLFNGFFWPHLAYQLSIHSSFPYQAERRNLLYDSLCGGFWAATFQFNPLPAVTILSMMTMNNVAAGGRRLFLPGVMAQAAGVLISWALFGAAFTLSTTQLQIAACLPMLTLYPLALGMVCYQLAIKLSEHKRTLKALSRTDSLTGLLNHGAWKDLLHFKFQQCRQKQEPAAIALIDIDHFKAINDTYGHIVGDSVLRQLSTELQRTLRESDLAGRYGGDEFCVILPNMALHQACDVMERLQTVICDFRHQDVSQLRVSLSIGLAAFQPSFADAIDWLDDADKALYAAKNTVRNKISLSETGPTIDTANQTATQKLIHDIKKKPTCTSLRSFV; translated from the coding sequence ATGGAAAAACAACACGGCAAGGGGCTGTCATTTGCCAAACGCATCTACTTGCCCAGAATTATCGGTCTGAGCATTGGCAGTCTCAGCGTCGCCGGTGCGCTTTATCCGTTGAACATGCCTACTTGGGTTTGGGTGTTATTGCTGTTCAATGGTTTTTTCTGGCCGCACCTGGCCTACCAATTATCAATCCACTCAAGCTTTCCCTATCAAGCTGAGCGCCGAAACCTGCTTTACGATTCGTTGTGCGGTGGCTTCTGGGCTGCAACTTTTCAGTTCAACCCCCTCCCTGCCGTGACCATCTTGTCGATGATGACCATGAACAACGTCGCAGCGGGCGGCCGCAGGCTGTTCTTGCCCGGCGTCATGGCCCAAGCAGCAGGTGTATTGATCTCATGGGCGTTGTTCGGTGCGGCATTCACGCTCTCGACTACACAATTGCAGATAGCGGCCTGCCTGCCGATGCTCACCCTCTATCCATTGGCGTTAGGCATGGTCTGCTATCAGTTGGCGATCAAACTGTCTGAGCATAAACGCACCCTGAAAGCCTTGAGTCGTACAGACAGCCTGACCGGCCTGCTAAACCACGGTGCCTGGAAAGACCTGCTCCACTTCAAGTTTCAACAGTGCCGACAGAAGCAAGAGCCCGCGGCGATTGCGCTGATCGACATCGATCACTTCAAAGCCATCAACGACACTTACGGGCACATCGTCGGCGATTCGGTGTTGCGTCAGCTAAGCACGGAGCTACAGCGCACTCTGCGAGAAAGTGACTTGGCGGGGCGTTATGGTGGTGACGAGTTTTGCGTGATCTTGCCCAACATGGCGTTGCATCAGGCCTGCGATGTCATGGAGCGGCTGCAGACAGTGATCTGCGATTTCCGCCATCAGGACGTCTCTCAGTTACGAGTCAGCCTGAGTATCGGCCTTGCCGCTTTTCAACCATCGTTCGCCGACGCGATTGACTGGCTCGATGACGCGGACAAAGCGCTATACGCCGCAAAAAATACCGTGCGCAACAAGATCAGCCTCTCGGAGACCGGGCCCACCATCGATACGGCTAACCAAACCGCCACGCAAAAACTTATACACGACATCAAAAAAAAGCCAACTTGTACAAGTTTACGAAGTTTTGTATAA
- a CDS encoding TetR/AcrR family transcriptional regulator has protein sequence MTAPKRLTDRKREAIIQAAIAEFRTNGFDITSMDKIAATAGVSKRTVYNHFPSKEELFAEILNQLWERVTAEQETPYNPDLPLRDQLRRMLMAKLQMLGDDNFLDLARVAIAATIHSPVRGQNMVARLGEREEGLTVWIRAALADGRLKTLDPNFAAQQLQGLLKSFAFWPQISMGQTVLSPEMQNTVVESALDMFLACYQR, from the coding sequence ATGACAGCTCCAAAGCGCCTCACCGACCGAAAACGCGAAGCGATTATTCAGGCTGCGATTGCCGAGTTCCGTACCAACGGTTTCGACATTACCAGCATGGATAAAATCGCCGCCACCGCCGGCGTGTCGAAGCGCACGGTGTACAACCACTTCCCGAGCAAGGAAGAGCTGTTCGCCGAGATCCTCAACCAGCTGTGGGAGCGGGTGACAGCAGAACAGGAAACCCCCTACAACCCTGACCTGCCGTTACGCGATCAATTGCGTCGAATGTTGATGGCTAAATTGCAGATGCTGGGCGATGACAACTTTCTCGACCTGGCGCGCGTGGCAATTGCTGCCACCATCCATTCGCCCGTGCGCGGTCAGAACATGGTCGCCCGTTTGGGGGAGCGCGAAGAGGGCCTGACCGTCTGGATTCGCGCAGCCCTGGCCGATGGCCGCTTGAAGACACTCGACCCAAATTTCGCTGCGCAACAACTCCAGGGTCTGCTCAAGTCCTTCGCCTTCTGGCCACAGATCTCCATGGGCCAGACAGTTCTGTCGCCCGAGATGCAGAACACCGTCGTAGAGTCGGCGCTGGATATGTTTCTGGCCTGCTATCAGCGCTGA
- a CDS encoding HNH endonuclease signature motif containing protein, whose amino-acid sequence MSVKKKESDWSIPEIKAAVDAYLEMLALEKKGQKFVKTAANISLRETALPTRTKGSVEFRMQNISTVLMKMDREFIKGYKPARNVGANVEQSIRAVLSEKGIQPGDPKAPTADEETLERRAAALQKQKIKEPPKGIKKPTQAASSRTVYFRDPEVRAWVRNEAEGHCNGCGEPAPFQKFDLPYLEVHHVKPLAEKGSDQITNAVALCPNCHRRCHYSNDREAFTASLYLKVGRLIPE is encoded by the coding sequence ATGAGCGTAAAGAAGAAAGAAAGCGATTGGAGTATTCCGGAAATTAAGGCAGCGGTAGACGCCTATCTGGAGATGCTCGCGCTGGAGAAAAAGGGCCAGAAGTTCGTTAAGACTGCGGCGAATATTTCTTTACGCGAAACGGCCTTACCCACCCGTACCAAAGGGTCTGTCGAATTTCGGATGCAGAACATCTCTACGGTTCTGATGAAGATGGATCGGGAGTTCATCAAAGGATATAAGCCGGCCAGAAACGTGGGCGCTAACGTTGAGCAATCAATCCGCGCAGTGCTAAGTGAAAAGGGCATTCAGCCTGGCGACCCTAAAGCTCCAACTGCCGATGAAGAGACGCTCGAACGTCGCGCTGCGGCGCTACAAAAGCAAAAGATAAAGGAACCCCCCAAGGGCATTAAAAAACCAACGCAGGCGGCTAGCTCGCGCACGGTATATTTCCGTGACCCCGAGGTTAGGGCATGGGTTCGAAATGAAGCCGAAGGCCATTGCAATGGCTGTGGCGAGCCCGCTCCGTTTCAAAAATTTGATTTGCCTTATCTGGAAGTTCACCACGTTAAGCCCCTCGCCGAAAAAGGTTCGGATCAAATCACCAACGCCGTAGCGCTGTGCCCAAACTGTCATCGTCGGTGCCATTACTCGAACGACAGGGAGGCGTTTACTGCTTCGCTTTATTTAAAGGTTGGACGATTAATTCCAGAGTAA
- a CDS encoding LysR family transcriptional regulator, protein MLIPGSHYRLASTHSILALSQLFNAATHYRLEYPDLALVLALVRGGSLARASTLLKVDVSTVFRAVRRLETALGQQLFEKSRAGYLPTTLAQTLAEQAQRAEQALEAARVGVELGGEVISGTVRVTCTDSVLQGLLLPALARFMPSYPALTLELSTSNDFANLSRRDADIALRLTRSPPEHLVGRRLADISYRVCASTAYLERVAPVDLAALTWIAPDDFLPDHPTIAWRRQHLPGVVPGYRCNSMQSVTELVRAGLGVAALPDFLIDDGLQPLTEPLLGYDTALWLLTRPDCRALRSVVTLFDELGRNIRLPA, encoded by the coding sequence TTGTTGATTCCTGGCAGCCACTATAGATTGGCGTCCACGCACTCAATATTGGCGTTATCCCAATTGTTCAATGCAGCGACGCACTACCGGCTGGAATATCCGGACCTAGCGCTGGTTCTCGCTCTGGTACGCGGCGGCTCTCTGGCCCGGGCCTCGACGTTGTTGAAAGTCGACGTCTCGACGGTGTTTCGTGCCGTGCGCCGGCTGGAAACGGCGTTGGGCCAGCAACTGTTTGAAAAGAGCCGTGCCGGTTACCTGCCCACGACGTTGGCGCAGACGCTGGCCGAGCAGGCGCAAAGGGCCGAGCAAGCGTTGGAAGCCGCCCGTGTGGGTGTTGAGCTGGGCGGCGAAGTCATCAGCGGTACGGTGCGCGTGACCTGCACCGATTCGGTCTTGCAAGGTTTGTTGTTGCCGGCATTGGCGCGATTCATGCCGTCCTACCCGGCGCTGACCCTAGAGCTGAGTACCTCCAACGACTTCGCCAACCTCAGCCGTCGGGATGCCGACATCGCCTTGCGTCTGACCCGCTCGCCGCCAGAACACTTGGTCGGCCGGCGATTGGCGGACATTTCCTATCGGGTGTGTGCGAGTACGGCGTACCTGGAAAGGGTGGCGCCTGTTGATTTGGCCGCACTGACCTGGATCGCTCCCGACGATTTCCTCCCGGATCACCCGACCATCGCCTGGCGTCGTCAGCACTTACCCGGCGTGGTGCCGGGCTATCGCTGCAACAGCATGCAGTCGGTCACCGAGCTGGTGCGAGCGGGACTGGGTGTTGCGGCGTTGCCGGACTTTCTGATTGATGACGGACTACAACCATTGACTGAGCCTTTGCTCGGTTACGACACCGCCCTCTGGTTACTGACCCGCCCGGATTGTCGCGCCCTGCGCTCGGTGGTGACGTTGTTTGATGAGCTGGGGCGCAACATTCGCTTACCTGCTTAA
- a CDS encoding CTP synthase, whose amino-acid sequence METTALRIALIGDYDPLVSAHQAIPVALGMAAKHAGLDVQWQWLATDHINAATPLDAFDGFWCVPASPYRDEEGALRAIRFAREQQRPFLGTCGGFQHAVLEYARNVLGWADAEHGETAPGAARALITPLTCSLVDAVDSLYLVEGSLIANAYENTEIREGYHCRYGVNPAFERELLHSQLNAAGHDSTGDLRAVELKDHPFFIATLFQPERAALKGTLPPLVRALIEACARQRA is encoded by the coding sequence ATGGAAACCACCGCGCTGCGCATCGCCCTGATCGGCGATTACGACCCCCTGGTCAGCGCTCACCAAGCCATTCCCGTCGCACTCGGCATGGCCGCCAAACACGCGGGCCTGGACGTGCAATGGCAATGGTTGGCCACTGACCACATCAACGCAGCTACACCGCTCGATGCGTTTGACGGCTTTTGGTGCGTGCCCGCCAGCCCGTATCGCGACGAAGAAGGCGCCTTACGGGCGATCCGTTTTGCCCGCGAACAGCAGCGACCGTTCCTCGGTACATGCGGCGGTTTTCAACACGCCGTATTGGAATACGCCCGCAACGTTTTGGGCTGGGCAGACGCCGAGCACGGTGAAACAGCACCCGGTGCCGCACGGGCCTTGATCACGCCACTGACGTGTTCGTTGGTGGATGCCGTCGACAGCCTCTATCTGGTTGAAGGCTCGCTGATTGCCAACGCGTATGAAAACACCGAGATTCGCGAAGGCTATCACTGCCGCTACGGCGTAAATCCGGCGTTCGAACGGGAACTGCTGCACTCACAACTCAACGCCGCTGGTCACGACTCGACGGGGGATTTGCGGGCGGTGGAATTGAAAGATCATCCCTTCTTCATCGCCACGCTGTTCCAGCCGGAGCGTGCGGCCCTCAAGGGGACTTTGCCCCCCTTGGTGCGCGCCTTGATCGAGGCCTGTGCGAGGCAAAGAGCATGA
- a CDS encoding sulfite exporter TauE/SafE family protein yields the protein MFYLLLTFFGCISGLTAVLFGFGGGFVVVPLLYRMLMASHGADDPIGQSAMHIAVATSTCVMIVNALIATLKHQRAGHLIRHYLWPLGGFIGVGAIVGAAAAVWASGEMIRYAFIVYLGITILDCVFRRGFLTQPNDGVPRRLRRVEAAGVGIGAIATFLGVGGSVMTVPLLRRCGLSMSQATSMANPLSLPVAVAGTLTYMTMAGVTGLGLGPWFIGYVDLLAFALLTLGALVGIWLATPWRGRIPDSVHARVYIGLLMLVMFSMTLNSLA from the coding sequence ATGTTCTATCTCTTGCTGACATTTTTCGGTTGTATCTCTGGGCTCACAGCGGTGTTGTTCGGCTTTGGCGGCGGCTTCGTTGTAGTGCCGCTGCTGTACCGCATGCTCATGGCCAGTCATGGCGCAGACGATCCCATCGGGCAATCGGCAATGCACATTGCCGTGGCCACTTCGACCTGCGTGATGATCGTCAATGCTTTGATCGCCACGCTCAAACATCAGCGCGCCGGTCATCTCATCCGCCACTATTTATGGCCGTTGGGTGGGTTTATCGGGGTGGGCGCGATTGTCGGGGCTGCCGCTGCGGTGTGGGCCAGCGGAGAGATGATTCGCTATGCCTTCATTGTCTACCTCGGCATTACGATTCTCGATTGCGTATTCAGGCGCGGTTTTCTTACGCAACCCAATGATGGAGTACCACGGCGATTGAGGAGAGTTGAGGCGGCCGGTGTAGGAATCGGTGCGATCGCAACGTTTCTCGGCGTAGGGGGCAGTGTCATGACCGTACCGTTACTGCGCCGCTGTGGATTGAGCATGTCCCAGGCAACGTCCATGGCCAATCCATTGAGTTTGCCGGTGGCCGTCGCCGGAACGCTGACTTACATGACGATGGCCGGCGTTACCGGGCTTGGTCTGGGACCTTGGTTTATCGGGTATGTGGATCTCCTGGCATTTGCCCTGTTGACGCTCGGGGCGCTGGTGGGCATTTGGCTGGCAACTCCGTGGAGGGGGCGGATACCGGATAGTGTGCATGCGCGGGTTTACATTGGCTTACTGATGCTGGTGATGTTCAGCATGACGCTGAACTCACTGGCGTGA
- a CDS encoding helix-turn-helix transcriptional regulator, translated as MASLAMKITLERIALFQFTPAHCAQARAMLGWSVEELCEESGVSVDAIQRFEAEREVLDVTRLALAYRFESQGLVFFPGFAPGRGMNVKGSTPNPVARADYAMVE; from the coding sequence ATGGCCTCTCTTGCGATGAAAATCACCCTGGAACGTATCGCCCTCTTCCAATTCACCCCGGCCCACTGCGCCCAGGCCCGAGCGATGCTGGGCTGGAGTGTAGAAGAACTCTGCGAGGAGTCCGGAGTTTCCGTGGACGCCATTCAACGTTTCGAGGCAGAGCGTGAGGTGCTGGATGTGACCCGATTAGCACTGGCTTATCGGTTTGAATCGCAGGGACTGGTGTTCTTCCCGGGGTTTGCGCCGGGCAGAGGAATGAATGTGAAGGGGTCAACGCCGAATCCAGTGGCGCGGGCGGATTATGCAATGGTGGAGTGA
- a CDS encoding DUF1003 domain-containing protein, with protein MNSDKPNTETKAPVDHLRFHRPHAHLATTFGNDAFALRAESFARFFGTPTFLGAQTLIVLIWICLNLFGITTFDVYPFILLNLAFSLQAAYAAPLILLAQTRQAARDKAQSDADAQHREALAVANTERQALAAQNSEQLLALLEQNTKLTEMTKALTERIEGLTLEMHEHFVTKDQPNA; from the coding sequence ATGAATTCAGACAAGCCCAACACCGAAACCAAAGCCCCCGTCGATCACCTGCGCTTCCACCGCCCTCACGCTCACCTGGCGACAACCTTCGGCAACGACGCCTTCGCCCTGCGCGCCGAATCCTTTGCACGGTTCTTCGGGACGCCGACCTTTCTCGGCGCACAAACCCTGATCGTGTTGATCTGGATCTGCCTCAACCTTTTCGGCATTACAACCTTCGACGTTTACCCATTCATCCTGCTCAACCTGGCGTTCAGCCTCCAGGCGGCGTATGCCGCTCCGCTGATTCTGCTGGCCCAGACCCGTCAGGCTGCACGGGACAAAGCCCAGTCTGATGCGGATGCACAACACCGCGAAGCGCTCGCCGTGGCCAATACAGAACGTCAGGCCCTGGCAGCACAAAACTCCGAGCAACTGCTGGCGCTGCTTGAGCAAAATACCAAGCTCACCGAAATGACCAAGGCCCTGACCGAGCGCATCGAAGGCCTGACCCTGGAAATGCATGAGCATTTCGTTACCAAGGATCAGCCAAACGCTTGA
- a CDS encoding MBL fold metallo-hydrolase gives MATSTSPAQNASTPEASRQAGGQYQNHVPVTREGFRKTLRIIWNMIFHKPRNTRPTAAVPLQTLTRAALLAAPNHSVYRLGHSTVLLKLHDKFWITDPVFAERASPVQWAGPKRFHQPPISLEELPPIEAVILSHDHYDHLDYQAVLKLADKAKYFLTPLGVGDTLIKWGIDASKVRQLDWWQGTEVDGIQFIATPSQHFSGRGLFDGNSTLWASWVMIDGDTRIFFSGDSGYFDGFKRIGEQYGPFNLTLMETGAYNVEWPHIHMQPEQTLQAHIDLKGHWLLPIHNGTFDLSMHVWYEPFDRILALAWERSVSITTPQMGEAFNLMHPQRGSPWWLEMEGEAEQVAA, from the coding sequence ATGGCCACCTCAACTTCCCCTGCGCAAAACGCCTCCACGCCTGAAGCTTCCCGACAGGCCGGAGGGCAATACCAAAATCATGTTCCTGTGACGCGTGAAGGCTTTCGTAAAACCTTGCGTATTATTTGGAACATGATTTTTCACAAGCCACGCAATACCCGGCCGACTGCTGCGGTGCCTTTGCAGACCTTGACTCGCGCGGCCTTGCTGGCGGCGCCTAATCACAGCGTCTACCGCCTCGGTCACTCCACCGTGCTGCTCAAGCTGCACGACAAGTTCTGGATCACCGACCCCGTCTTCGCCGAGCGTGCCTCTCCTGTGCAGTGGGCCGGCCCCAAGCGCTTCCACCAACCGCCGATCAGCCTGGAAGAGTTACCGCCCATTGAGGCCGTGATTTTGTCCCACGACCACTATGACCACCTCGATTACCAGGCTGTACTCAAACTGGCAGACAAGGCCAAGTACTTCCTCACGCCGCTGGGTGTAGGTGACACTTTGATCAAGTGGGGCATCGACGCCAGTAAGGTGCGTCAATTGGATTGGTGGCAAGGCACTGAGGTTGATGGCATCCAGTTCATCGCCACGCCGTCGCAACATTTTTCCGGTCGTGGCCTGTTCGACGGCAACAGCACGCTGTGGGCTTCATGGGTGATGATCGATGGCGACACGCGGATCTTTTTCAGCGGCGACAGCGGCTATTTCGACGGCTTCAAACGCATCGGCGAACAGTACGGCCCATTTAATCTGACGCTGATGGAAACCGGTGCCTACAACGTTGAATGGCCGCACATTCACATGCAACCTGAGCAGACGTTACAAGCGCACATCGATCTCAAAGGTCACTGGCTTCTGCCAATTCACAACGGTACGTTCGACTTGTCGATGCACGTTTGGTACGAGCCCTTCGACCGCATCCTGGCGTTGGCCTGGGAGCGCAGTGTTTCCATCACCACACCGCAAATGGGGGAGGCATTCAATTTGATGCATCCGCAGCGAGGAAGTCCATGGTGGTTGGAAATGGAAGGGGAGGCCGAACAGGTGGCGGCATAG
- a CDS encoding ribonucleotide-diphosphate reductase subunit beta, whose translation MLSWDEFDKEDSGEAVVKGANAGHATEANMDRLDTAGGVAAQEARAVTASDSAAIARAKAALDTLDVAEGLAELEGASARVAVDEKRMINCRADLNQLVPFKYDWAWQKYLDGCANHWMPQEVNMTADIALWKDPEGLTDDERRIVMRNLGFFSTADSLVANNLVLAVYRLITNPECRQYILRQAFEEAIHTHAYQYCIESLAMDEGEIFNMYHEIPSVAKKATWGLKYTRSISDPKFETGTVDTDKELLRNLIAYYCVLEGIFFYCGFTQILSMGRRNKMTGVAEQFQYILRDESMHLNFGIDVINQIKIENPHLWDAEMKEEASQMILQGTQLEIEYARDTMPRGVLGMNAAMMEDYLKFIANRRLSQIGLKEEYPGTTNPFPWMSEIMDLKKEKNFFETRVIEYQTGGALSWD comes from the coding sequence GCCAACGCCGGCCACGCGACTGAAGCCAACATGGACCGCCTCGACACCGCTGGTGGTGTTGCTGCCCAAGAAGCGCGCGCCGTGACCGCTTCCGATTCCGCCGCGATCGCCCGCGCCAAGGCCGCCCTGGACACCCTCGACGTCGCAGAAGGTCTGGCCGAACTCGAAGGCGCCTCCGCCCGTGTCGCCGTTGATGAAAAGCGCATGATCAACTGCCGCGCCGACCTCAACCAACTCGTACCCTTCAAGTACGACTGGGCCTGGCAGAAGTACCTGGACGGTTGCGCAAACCACTGGATGCCTCAAGAAGTCAACATGACCGCCGACATCGCCCTCTGGAAAGACCCGGAAGGCCTGACCGACGACGAGCGTCGCATCGTCATGCGCAACCTCGGCTTCTTCTCCACCGCCGACTCCCTGGTTGCCAACAACCTGGTGCTGGCCGTGTACCGCCTGATCACCAACCCGGAATGCCGCCAGTACATCCTGCGCCAGGCCTTCGAAGAGGCGATCCACACCCACGCCTACCAGTACTGCATCGAATCGCTGGCCATGGATGAAGGCGAGATCTTCAACATGTACCACGAGATCCCATCGGTCGCGAAAAAGGCCACTTGGGGCCTCAAATACACCCGTTCGATCTCCGATCCGAAGTTCGAAACCGGCACCGTCGACACCGACAAAGAGCTGCTGCGCAACCTGATCGCTTACTACTGCGTACTGGAAGGCATCTTCTTCTACTGCGGCTTCACCCAAATCCTCTCCATGGGCCGCCGCAACAAAATGACCGGCGTCGCCGAGCAGTTCCAGTACATCTTGCGCGACGAATCCATGCACCTGAACTTCGGCATCGATGTGATCAACCAGATCAAAATCGAAAACCCACACTTGTGGGACGCCGAGATGAAGGAAGAGGCTTCGCAGATGATTCTGCAAGGCACTCAGCTGGAGATCGAATACGCTCGCGACACCATGCCTCGCGGCGTGCTGGGCATGAACGCGGCGATGATGGAGGACTACCTGAAGTTCATCGCTAACCGTCGTCTGTCGCAGATCGGTTTGAAAGAAGAGTATCCAGGAACGACTAACCCGTTCCCTTGGATGAGCGAGATTATGGACTTGAAGAAAGAGAAGAACTTCTTTGAGACGCGCGTAATCGAATACCAAACCGGCGGCGCACTTAGCTGGGATTGA
- a CDS encoding helix-turn-helix transcriptional regulator, whose protein sequence is MRNVSIDLLDDTPRPVVAIGTDYSHGHLLPRHTHRRAQLLYGATGVMQVSTQNGSWVVPPQRAVWIPAGTEHEVLMQGVSTRSLYIEPRRVDLGNRCQVISVSPLMRHLLMAAVEIPLTYDETGRDGALIDLLLHEVALSTHLPLHIPLPVEARLLKLCRAFLQQPNAHQTPQHWADQLHISLRTFNRLFRQQTGLSFSQWRQRACVVLALARLAVGTPVTRIALDLGYKSPAAFSTMFRRLLGQPPSVWLEGVK, encoded by the coding sequence ATGCGCAATGTTTCGATTGATTTACTGGATGACACGCCAAGGCCAGTGGTGGCGATCGGTACGGACTATTCCCACGGCCACTTATTGCCCCGTCATACGCACCGTCGAGCCCAACTCCTATACGGCGCCACCGGGGTGATGCAAGTCAGCACCCAAAACGGCAGCTGGGTGGTGCCGCCGCAACGGGCGGTGTGGATCCCGGCGGGAACCGAGCATGAAGTATTGATGCAGGGGGTAAGCACACGCAGTTTGTATATCGAACCGAGGAGGGTCGATTTAGGGAATCGCTGCCAGGTGATCAGTGTTTCACCGCTGATGCGGCACTTGCTGATGGCGGCGGTTGAAATACCGCTTACTTACGACGAGACCGGGCGTGACGGAGCGTTGATTGACTTGTTACTGCACGAAGTAGCGCTGAGTACACACCTGCCGCTGCACATTCCGTTACCCGTCGAGGCGCGACTGCTGAAATTGTGTCGGGCGTTTCTCCAGCAGCCGAATGCTCATCAGACACCGCAACACTGGGCCGATCAGTTGCATATCAGTTTGCGCACCTTCAATCGGCTGTTCCGCCAACAGACCGGTCTGAGTTTCAGCCAATGGCGGCAACGAGCCTGCGTGGTACTGGCGCTGGCGCGGCTGGCGGTGGGAACGCCGGTGACACGAATTGCCCTGGACCTCGGCTATAAAAGCCCTGCGGCGTTCTCGACAATGTTCCGGCGCCTATTGGGCCAGCCACCGTCCGTCTGGTTGGAAGGGGTGAAATAG